ACATTTGTAAACAATTTCACTTAACAATATTTTTCTAGTTTTGCTGACAGataacttatttttgttttattttgcattaccATTATGAATTTAAGCCCACTCTTCATGTGCAACAACCAGCTGAGGTCAGGAGTCTATGGAGCATGACacctttaatgctttttaaaagagTTGGAAAGGTTTCATTAATGGTGATCTTTCTTGCTGACCCTCTGTTCTTAAAGTGCAGTGTCACGACCCTCATTCGTCTCTGCACAGTTCCGTCTATAGTGATCAGTTTAGAAAATGGCAAATCGGAAAAAAGTAGAGCAATATTggaaacttttgtttttgaagctcttttttgtttgtttttgatttttggttaATTTACAAAGCATTGCAAGCTGTTAAAACGTTTCTTTAAATTGACTTTCTGCAGGCAAAATTTGTTTAGAAAGtcgtattttttgtttgtttacgtCGGAAAATTTTACTTGCTCAGAAGAAGGCCTACACCCActacaaaccattaaaaaaaaactaatttttaagagtgaaaataCGTTTCATTATGcttcttttactttcattttgaattgagacaaagaaaacaacataaaatttgTTGAATTGTTGTTTGAAATAAGTCAAATCAAAGTTGTGCCAAACTGCAAGTTTTAAAGCTACAGATGgagaaaatctaaatgaaaatctgaaaactCTTAAAATGGAGAGGAAAtgacacttttacattttttttagttggatggaaacaaagatatttttataatgatgaaaatattttacagtctACAGAACTGAAAACAAACTGCAAGTGAAGTTCTCATCGGCTGTGGTGATGTCGGTGTCTCTCTCCAGTCACCCCGCAGTCAGGGACAGGAGTCTGGCTGTCTACCCTTCTATGCCCGGCGCGCACTACGCGGACGTCCTCAAGAGCGCGCATAGCATCTTCCATCCGCTCAAGTCTCTGGGCCGCATGGTGACCGACGCACAGACAATCATGCCGTTTAACTTCGCCGGGACTCCGTCTTTTTTCAGCCACAACAGCCACCAGACCGCGATGTTCCATGAACAGATCCTCAGCGTGTCCAGCATGCCATATTTCCAGCACATGCAGCAGTCACAAAGCATGTACAACGGACATGAGGAGCAGAGCACCGGCTCTCCGTCCGAGTTCAGCAGCCCGTGCAGTAGAAAGTCTTCTTCGGCCCCATCCTCTCCGGTTAAGGACAGTTTCAGCTGCCTGCAGGCCGCAGATCCATCGCCAGAACACACGCGCACCTACAGTTTTACAGAGGAAGACCTCTTCACTGTCCTGTACGGATATTCCAAAAAACAAGGGCAAAATGTTGGACATGCCATATCTGGATTATCATTTCCTCTCAGAACAGGTATGTAATAATCATTTGAATTTATATAGCACAAAGTAATTTTattgtgctgaaaaaaaataaacaagcataTCTGGCAGCATGTATTATGTTGCACACATATTGATAatgtgaatgaaatattttacGTTGTTCCAAGTACAATTAACATACTTTTCATTCTGTTTAAATGccacattattttagtttttcatgtttaatttccaaaattgtttttgtaactcgtgtttttattattattaattagctgATCGTCATCTTCTCCCTGTTGATACCGAAGGATTCGAACTCCCAGAAGGTAAAttaactctttctttctttctttctttctttctttctttaatgagAATTTCTAGTCTTAAATTTACAGCTGGCAATTTCATGGAATGTGTCTTGAATTTTTCAGGTTTATCGATTTTCCAAACTAATTGTGGAAGCCTTTCCCACTATGGAGTTTTTGCTGACAAAAGCACATTTCCAAAAGGCACCAGGTTTGGACCGTTTCAGGGCAAACTAGTGAACACAAGTGAGATCAAAACCTATGATGACAACACTCTCATGTGGGAGGTAAACAGAAAATTGAAAATAGGCTAGATAAATATCATAATTGAAATCCAGATCCAGCGTCTACCTGGAACGCATGATTGACATAATGCATATAACGGTTTTCTGATATGAAATAGCTAtattaaagctatttttttttcttcctatgtAAAGATCTTTGAGAACGGCCGCTTGAGTCACTTTGTGGATGGAAGAGGCGCTCCAGGGAACTGGATGTCCTTGGTGAAGTGCGCGCGCTTTCCCGAGGAGCAGAACCTGATTGCGGTCCAGTGTGAAGGACAGATATACTACGAGGCCTGCAAAGATATCCGAGCTGGCCAAGAACTGTTGGTCTGGTATGGAGACTGCTATGTGCAGTTTACTACGAGGCCTGCAAAGATATCCGAGCTGgggggggggctgagggctgggttggaaaatatgtgacgtcattatgttgtgactgacgacattaaatttctctactagtctttctcccctggcgtgattgttactgttttatacacaaaaattgtacttgatgtacttgtactttgatgtttaataaaaataaataaaaaaataataaaaaaaaatctctgtactgtttaggctatgtgttgtagccattaaagaaaacatatttggtttaatatttgtttaatattataggctaatgtaattttttttatatatttaatcaatctttattatgaaagtgagcatgcagcatgagaaagatatgatacatcatgctCAATAGCCTATGAGACCATGGAGtaggtaagacatgattttgaccactttattgagttgtgtttgttttgtagaaagactctgtttaaaagattttcgttttgtataaattgtatcttaattttgatcaatattttatcaacccattgcctgtattttaataaacaagcaaatatattagcagacaatgtaataaggtgccggcacatcacttgtattgcacgtgaactggagggcgcagaaactcagcttgtgcctcacagacagtttttgagaaatataggctatctattatagaaagcttaaaaatgtctacttttaaacgaaaatattcaaaacgaaaataaataggctactctctgaatatgtaggccatccatatgaaatgtgcatttctctctggcgttcatggtgagtccgcatcgtctttgcagcgacacagaaaacaccattttattaataaacaattaaatgtctccttgctatttttgacattcataaaattcataatcatttcttcagcctgttctttgtggcaaaattatgCATGCGGTCCGTGCGCTTGAGAGCGGCTAGTAAACGCCCATTATTCTGACGGAAGCCAATTATTCTGACGGTGACGGAAGCATTCCTGAGGAGGCTAGGTTAGTCTTTTATcaacgaaatattaaaataaattaatcattagtttttttatatcttatacactatatgttaatgccacattaaacacattgttatgtctgttttttattttattttattttattttttttcacgtttttaagtacaatattaggttagtccacagccccccaccagggggggctgatgctatgacggggggggctgcagcccccgcagcaccccccttcccgcgccattgGTTGGTGTTGTTATGGTATGGAGACTGCTATGTGCAGTTTCTGGGTATTCCTCTCACCCTCAAAGAGTTTATTGATGACACTGAACCGCTTcttatataattatttagataGATATTTATATCTCAATatgttctgttatttttat
This sequence is a window from Cyprinus carpio isolate SPL01 chromosome A24, ASM1834038v1, whole genome shotgun sequence. Protein-coding genes within it:
- the LOC109050428 gene encoding LOW QUALITY PROTEIN: PR domain zinc finger protein 14-like (The sequence of the model RefSeq protein was modified relative to this genomic sequence to represent the inferred CDS: substituted 1 base at 1 genomic stop codon); translation: MSVSLSSHPAVRDRSLAVYPSMPGAHYADVLKSAHSIFHPLKSLGRMVTDAQTIMPFNFAGTPSFFSHNSHQTAMFHEQILSVSSMPYFQHMQQSQSMYNGHEEQSTGSPSEFSSPCSRKSSSAPSSPVKDSFSCLQAADPSPEHTRTYSFTEEDLFTVLYGYSKKQGQNVGHAISGLSFPLRTADRHLLPVDTEGFELPEGLSIFQTNCGSLSHYGVFADKSTFPKGTRFGPFQGKLVNTSEIKTYDDNTLMWEIFENGRLSHFVDGRGAPGNWMSLVKCARFPEEQNLIAVQCEGQIYYEACKDIRAGQELLVWYGDCYVQFLGIPLTLKEFIDDTEPLLIXDSGEGFKCDRCGKVFAYMYYRDKHLKYTRCVDQGDRKFPCHLCNRSFEKRDRLRIHILHVHEKHRPHKCSVCGKSFSQSSSLNKHMRVHSGERPYKCVYCNKAFTASSILRTHIRQHSGERPFKCKHCGKAFASHAAHDSHVRRTHSKDKPFSCGVCGTNFQEAQELKYHMKTHKKRPLLDNTVLPGEKNTLFPAEDCLHAQKQLGDSITSEYRPWN